CTGAACTGGCACAATTGAGCCAGTTCAGGAAATTATTTAAGTCATCTAACGTTTTTTAATGAATTAACGTTTTCTATTAAAGGCAGCAGCCAATGCATCACTCATAGCGCTATTAGCTAAAGGCGCAGAACCTGAACGTGAAATAGGGCGGTTTCTGCCATTGCCGTTACGATTATTGCGATCCTGACGGTTACCTTCTTGGGAACTACGGCGTGCTTGTGTTTCACCGGGTTGCTCATCAAGACGCATGGTCAATGCAATACGCTTGCGGTTGAGGTCAACATCCATCACCTTCACTTTCACGATATCACCTGTTTTGACGACAGTGTGTGGATCTTCTACAAAGCGATCAGATAGGGAGGAGATATGAACGAGTCCATCCTGATGGACACCGATGTCCACGAATGCACCAAAATTGGTTACGTTAGTGACAGTACCTTCCAAAATCATACCTGCTTGCAGGTCATTCATGGTTTCAACGCCATCGGCAAATGTGGCTGTCTTGAATTCAGGACGTGGATCGCGGCCTGGTTTTTCCAGCTCTTTCAGGATATCGGTGACGGTCGGAATACCAAATTTTTCGGTCGTGAATTCCTGCGCGCTCAGATTACGCAAATTAGCCGGATTACCCATCAGTTCAGGCAGGGTTTGCTGGGTTGTTGCCAGGATCTTCTCAACCACAGGATAGGCTTCTGGGTGAACGGTTGAAGCATCCAGTGGGTTATCACCCTGATTGATGCGCAGGAAACCCGCACATTGCAGGAAGGCTTTTGGCCCCAGACGGGTCACTTTCAATAGTTGATTACGGTTGCCGAAACGACCGTTTTCGTCGCGCCAGTTAACAATATTCTGGGCAACAGTACGAGTCAGGCCAGCAACGCGAGTCAGCAAGGCGACAGAAGCAGTATTCAGGTCAACGCCGACGCCGTTTACACAGTCTTCAACCACGTTATCCAGTTTTTTGGCAAGCAGAGTCTGACTAACATCATGCTGGTATTGACCAACACCGATGGATTTGGGTTCGATTTTCACCAGCTCAGCCAGTGGATCTTGCAGGCGACGGGCAATGGAGACAGCGCCACGTAGGGAAACATCCAGATCAGGGAATTCTTGTGCAGCCAATTCAGATGCAGAATAGACGGAGGCTCCCGCTTCGCTGACCACCACCTTTTGTGCCGTGACGTCAGGATACTGTTTCTGAACGTTGGCAAAGAAGCGTTCTGTTTCACGAGATGCGGTGCCGTTGCCAATGGCAACCAGTTCCACCTGATGTTTAGTGCACAGAGCTGCAACGGTTGCCGCCGCTTTGTTTTCCTGTCCGGTGTGCGGATAAATAGTATCGGTAGCAATCAGTTTGCCCGTCGCGTCAACAACGGCAACTTTTACTCCGGTACGCAAGCCTGGGTCCAGACCCATTGTTGCACGCATACCAGCAGGGGCAGCCATCAGCAGGTCACTCAGGTTACGGGCGAAGACGTTGATGGCCTCGTTTTCGGCCTTCTCACGCAGTGTACCCATCAATTCGGTTTCCAGATGCAGCAACACTTTGATGCGCCATGTCCAGCTCACCACTGCTTTGCGCCAATTGTCAGCCGGTGCATTATTCAGGCGCAGGTTCAAGTGATCGGTAATAATTTGTTCGCAATGACTCTCTTTTGGGGCTTCCTCAAATTGTGGATCAGCATTCAAAGAAAGTTGCAGGATGCCTTCATTGCGTCCACGGAACATGGCAAGGGCACGGTGGGAAGGGATGATGGCAATGGCTTCATGGTGGTCGAAATAATCGCTGAATTTAGCCCCTTCTTCCTCTTTACCCTCGATAACCCTGGAAACCAAATGGGCATTTTTCCATAAATATTCACGTACCTTCGCCAGCAGGGTTGCATCTTCGGCAAAACGCTCCATCAGGATATAACGTGCGCCATCCAATGCTGCCTTGGTATCAGCAATGCCTTTGTCAGCATTGACATAGGCAGCCGCCGCCAGTTCAGGCTCTTGCTGCGGATCTTGCCATAGCAGGTCGGCCAGAGGCTCTAATCCGGCTTCGATGGCAGTTTGTCCACGAGTACGGCGTTTAGGTTTATAAGGTAGGTACAGATCTTCCAACTCAGTTTTGCTCAGCGTTGCGTTAATCGCTTCTGCCAGCTCAATGGTTAGCTTTCCCTGTTCCTCAATCGATTTTAGGATAGTCTGACGGCGGTTGGACAGTTCACGCAGATAACCGAGACGGCTTTCGAGTTGGCGGAGCTGTGTGTCATCCAGACCACCGGTGGCCTCTTTACGGTAACGAGCGATAAAGGGAACCGTATTTCCCTCATCAAGCAGGGAGATGGCAGCTAGGATTTGCTGTGGTTGAGCTTGTAGCTCACCGGCAATGATTCGACTTAAAGATTCATTCATGGTCTGTTTTCTTCAACTTCTTTAGGGTCTGTAGATATTCTGAGACATCGTCAGACAGAGCCGGATAAGATCAAATTTCATCTGAAACAGTATCGGCATGGTTCAAACTGGCTCCATTTATACGTGTTGAGCGCAATAATTTCCAGTTTAGCGCGATATTTCGGTCATGTTGTAACAGAATTCATCAAATATCTTCTAGGTTGGGATTGGGTTGATGAGAGTTGATGAGATATAGTACTCCGCCATTAATCATCTTTTCTCACGTGAGTTTTTTCATGGCCAAGAGTCACTATATTACCCGAGAGGGTTGGCATGCGCTTGATCAGGAATTGAAATATCTCTGGAAAGTTGAACGTCCCAGAGTCACCCAGGCTGTTTCAGAAGCTGCTGCACTGGGGGATCGTTCAGAGAATGCTGAGTACATTTATGGTAAAAAAAGGTTAAGGGAAATTGACCGCCGAGTACGTTTTTTGTCCAAGCGT
The sequence above is drawn from the Xenorhabdus ishibashii genome and encodes:
- a CDS encoding Tex family protein encodes the protein MNESLSRIIAGELQAQPQQILAAISLLDEGNTVPFIARYRKEATGGLDDTQLRQLESRLGYLRELSNRRQTILKSIEEQGKLTIELAEAINATLSKTELEDLYLPYKPKRRTRGQTAIEAGLEPLADLLWQDPQQEPELAAAAYVNADKGIADTKAALDGARYILMERFAEDATLLAKVREYLWKNAHLVSRVIEGKEEEGAKFSDYFDHHEAIAIIPSHRALAMFRGRNEGILQLSLNADPQFEEAPKESHCEQIITDHLNLRLNNAPADNWRKAVVSWTWRIKVLLHLETELMGTLREKAENEAINVFARNLSDLLMAAPAGMRATMGLDPGLRTGVKVAVVDATGKLIATDTIYPHTGQENKAAATVAALCTKHQVELVAIGNGTASRETERFFANVQKQYPDVTAQKVVVSEAGASVYSASELAAQEFPDLDVSLRGAVSIARRLQDPLAELVKIEPKSIGVGQYQHDVSQTLLAKKLDNVVEDCVNGVGVDLNTASVALLTRVAGLTRTVAQNIVNWRDENGRFGNRNQLLKVTRLGPKAFLQCAGFLRINQGDNPLDASTVHPEAYPVVEKILATTQQTLPELMGNPANLRNLSAQEFTTEKFGIPTVTDILKELEKPGRDPRPEFKTATFADGVETMNDLQAGMILEGTVTNVTNFGAFVDIGVHQDGLVHISSLSDRFVEDPHTVVKTGDIVKVKVMDVDLNRKRIALTMRLDEQPGETQARRSSQEGNRQDRNNRNGNGRNRPISRSGSAPLANSAMSDALAAAFNRKR